The DNA window AGGTTCACAACTTGATACATTAATATCATTTACATTAATTCCTGTAAGCTCTTGACAATCGGTTAAACCATCATCATCAGAATCAGTCAGATTATGTAACCACAAATACACTTCAGCAATATTAAATTGTCCAGAGATAGTATTAGTTCCTCTAACGAATAGCATTTCTAAACTACCTGAGTTAATATATAGTGTAGGATTTGAAATTGGATTAACATCACTTTCTGCATCAGTTAGCGACTCATAGAAATTAAAGGTCATATTTGGAAACTGAAAACCAGTAGATCCATTTGTAAAGTAAGATTCTAAATCATATTCTAAATTTGCAAAATCACAATTACTAGGATATACCGAACTTGGTGGCAAGTAAACATCTTGATTATCTAAATAATCTGGAACACCATCTTCATCTGTATCTTCATTTGTTGGATTTCCATCATTATCATAATCTTCATCAGCTGTATCAATACCATCTCCATCATCATCTGTATCTAAATAATCAGGAGTACCATCTCCATCTGTATCATCGTTTTCTAGATTACCATCTCCATCAATATCTTCATCGATATCCAAAATACCATCGTTATCAGTATCTGTTAAATCTACACAAGACATTTGCGTTCCTAAATCTGTAGTTGGAACTGTAAAATCACCTGTATTAACATCTGTTGTTTGTCCATTTAATAAATCGACGACTAAAGCCGAATATGCTGTATTATCACTACAATAAGCAATATTTAAATCTAACATTCCATTATCTATCGGAATTGTCTGTGTTGAATCGTTATAAAACAATTGCATATAACCGTTTGTAATTGGGTTACCTAAACAGTCGTTAAATACACCAGTAAAATTAGTAATCAATGCATCACCATCTGGCACTTGAATTGTAATACTCTGATCTGAACTAAAAGGACCAATAGTTGTTGTATAACTACTTGAAACACATCCATAATCAGGAACAACCAATGTTAACTCATCATCTGCAGGAACTAATCCACATTCAACACCATCAATATTTGTATAACCATAAGAACCTGTAGAAGCTAAAGCAGGAGAATATAAATCAAGTGCTGCATAAGGCAATGGATTACCATTTGTATCTGTTAGTGTAATACAAAGTGTCACTGCTGGATATTGAAAATCCCAATTCCAAAATGAAAAATGAGACACATTTCCAACATATTTATTTCCTTGAAGCGTTGCTTGGCCTTCTTCTTTCCAATAGCCATTTTCATTATCAAAAGACCACAACGGAATAGTTGAAGGTGTTGTATTTACATTTAAAGGTACAGGAACAGATATTTCCGCAGTGCTTCCATCTGCTATCTGTAACTCAACATTTGAAGCACTAAGCAATTCTACAGCTATCATGCCATACGTTTCTAGCACTCTTGGACTTCCATCTGCGTTTTCGGCAAACAACATTCCAGGCATTTGAAACTCCATATTGCTGTTATCAGGACTTAAATGTTTTAAAACCACTTTTACAGCTCCATTATAACTAACACCTTGTAGATTGGTAAACTCTCCATCAAATGTTACTTGAGCACCATTAGGTAAATTTACAGTACTTGTTTCTCCTGAATTAATTGTAGCCGTTGTATTTAAACTTAACAACATAATGGTTACTTGATTAATACCACTTGAAGGCACTAAAGCTCTTGAACCATCGATAAACCCGTTTTTTGTAGCCTTTATGTAGGCGAATTTTTCGAACACTGAAGCTTCTTCTATAGCGAAAATACCATTAGAATCTGTCATTGTAAAAACACCACCAACTGAGATTGTCACACCTGAAACAGGAGCATTATCTTCGTTAATGACCTTACCAATAAAACGTGCGCTGTAAGGGTTTCCAAAATTTTCAGAAAAATTTGATTCGGGTATTTGCTGCACTGGTGGTTTGTCTGTATTCCAGTTATCATCTTCAGAGCAGGTCCAAACGATTAGAGCTAATACAACTAAAAACAAACTTTTAAATAATTTCATAGACTTATATTGTTGATTATATATCATAGATGTAACCTTTTGAAAAAGGTTGCGTGTTAAAAGTAAGAAAAATTAGTCAAGCAAAAACTTGGCTCAAATTGACTTATACATATAAAACAGTTTAATGTGATTTTATCCTACATCCACATAATCCTGTAGATATTTGAAACGCTCTGTCAATTTACCATCTTCGGTAGTAATTCTAGCCCGTTTTAAAATACCACTTTTATCATCATTAAAAAATGCAGGAATAACATGTTCTAAAAACATGTCTCCAAAACCTTCGCTAGCATCTTTTGGCAACTCACATGGTAAGTTATCTACAGCCATCATTGTTATGGCTTCATCAGCATCAAAAGCGACTTCAGTTTCTGAATGCGGATCATAGCCATAAAACGGATCAGCAATTGTTGAAGGACGAATTGTGCTTGCTACAGGACCATCGATATCACAAGAAATATCAGCCACTAAATTGATTCTAAAATCTGGTTGTTTAGCATCTTCCCTTGTAAATAGAAAAGGTGCATTATTACCATAAAAATGTCCTGCAATAAAGTAATCGGTTTCTTTTGCATATGGCATAAAATTGCTTTGGTAGCCTGAAGGGTCTTTATAAAACTCCCATTTATCTCCTACTTTACCATCTGATCGTTTTGCATACTCCATAACATCAGCCATGACATAAACTGGTTCAGTAAACTGCGATGTTAAATACAAAGCATCACTAACTTGTTTAATTTTTAAATGGTCAAGAATTTCTTTTGCTCCCATTGCGACTTTACCTGTTCCTGTGAGCAAAATTTTAATATTTGGAAGTGTAATTTTATCTAATTCAGCTTTAACTTCATTCAAATCTGCAAGGGTTTCTACTTTTGGCAGTTGAAACAATTTGTCTCTTAAACCTAAAGCTCTAAATCCGTTATAAGCACCAACCAATCCAGCATAACGACCAAAACCTATGAGTCGTGAATTACTTTTTTTAACTATGGTTTCGTGGTCATACATTTCGATATTCTTATTAAGCATATCGACTAAGAGTTTCCTGTTGTATGGTTGTTTTTTTATAGTGTGCGAAAAATAGAAATATTTTTTATTCGGAATTAAATGTTCCAGAGGCACTTCTTTGACACCAATTAATACGTCACAATCTGAAACATCGTTAGTGATTTCAAAACCATATTTTCGATACGCATCATCGGAAAACACACGAATATCTGAAGACTCGACTACAAATTCGGCTTGAGGAAATTGTGCTTTAGCTTCCGCTAATTTTTCTGGTGAAAATACCACGCGTCTGTCTGGTGGACTTTTGCGTTCTTTGATGATTCCGAATTTCATATGGTTATTGAGTTTTAAATATTACGACTGACATATCTGCCAGGAAAACATATTGGTATAAAATTTGCACTAAAATAGTAGTAAAAGTAGGGTTATACAAACTTTTTGATAACTTTGCTTTTTTGTTCTCCTAAGCTTAATGCGAAGTTGAACATGCGTTAAGGATGGAACGGTTTGTTTGAGCTCCTCGCAGAGAGCGAGTAGTGAGAGCCTGACCTAAAAGGGAACGCCAAAATAAAATTACTAAAAAGGGGTCGACTGGTTTTGACAGCGAGACTCATTAAACGGTAAGCACGTCGTGTAATGATTTTGAAACACGTAAAAGGCTAGATCAACTTTTTAATCGGCGAGAATAACTACGCTTTAGCTGCATAATCTGAATTATAGTAAGATTAAGCCACGTCCTACTAGGTAGGAATGCTAAATGTCTCCAGAAAGCCTTGGTTAATGGCGTTCTTATTAGAGGCATCGAAAATATTAACTTAGATCGTGTAGCGCTTTGATGCACTTTCGAGATTAAGAAGCTAAGTTATAAGTGGGCTGTCTTTTGCCAGCTTATAATCTAAAATCTAATGAAAGACTACACGTGTAGAAAGCTCTTTAATAGCTTGTTTGGACGAGAGTTCGATTCTCTCCGACTCCACTTTCTAAGACCTCAACTTGTTGTTTATCAATTTGTTGAGGTTTTTATTAGTCAACATTTAGTCAACTTATTAAATTTCTTGACTAAAACTAGGATATATTTTTAATTTAAGCCTAACTGTTTTCTACAATTTTTATTTCATCATCAGTTAAACCATATAACTCATACACCATAGCATCAATTTCTTTATCTGTTTGGTTAATTTGGCTTTGTAAGCCTTGTGCTTTCTTCTTGTTTTCTTCAAAGAGGTCTAACCACTCAAACTCATCTTTTTTTGTTAATGGCTCTATCTCTTTTAAACTACCTTTTACTCGTTCCTTATTTAAATTCTTAATACCTTTATTTAACTCATTTATAAAATCTCCAAACTCTAATTCATGCCAATTTTTCAGCTTATTAGATAGTTTAGTAAATTGAAATTTCTCGCAAATAAATTTTTGAAATTTGTGCTTTATTTCGTTAAAACCTTTTATCAAATCTATAATTACATAACAAAAATCTATCATCAACTTTTCTTCCTCAGCACCTAAAGTTGGCAATGGTAATTTTTCAAAAGCCGTCTTAGTAAAGTTAGTATTAGACTCTCCAAAATATATATTATAAAAATAACTAATCAATGTTTAATTTTTCAGCATAAAAACCTGCATTTCTACTTTTACTAAAGTTGGCTTCAAGTAACGACTTGAAACATATAAATGTGTTTAATTTTTCTGAACGCTTCAAATGAAACGTTTGATATTGCTTTAATCGTTCTAACTTTGAAAAGATAATGGTATGTAAGGCATCATAAGTTTTATCTTGATTGTAATTTTCTTTTGAATTAGAATATTCTTCATAAAATAACCTTATATATTTCTCTACATTTGAATCTTCAGGTACTTGAATAATAGGTGAAAATAATTGTGCGTTGAATAACCTATCGATTTCATTTTTAGGCAATGTATTCAATTGTTTTTTCAAATATGCTTCAGTGAATAATATGATAAACCCCTTTAATTCTGGTGTAAATTGAAATCCATTAATTTGACCTTTAGAAATATGGATTATAGTATTTTTTTTCACTGGATGCCAGACAAAATCCACCAAGTGTTTACTCTCACCTGCTGTATAAAATACAATCATATTGAAAGCAACTTGATGCGCTTTTTCAGGATTATGATCTGCATCATTTTTACGTACAGCGAGACTTTCAATCGTTAATATTTCTATTCCATTATTATCTGGTTTCTTAGAATCAAATACTATATGCGGAATATCTTTAGACATTACTTTTTGCTGTTTGAGTTTTCTAAAGCTTTTCTCAAGTGATCACTATCCCAATGCTTATCAAAGTCTACAATACCACGTTTAAAATCTTCATCTAAGAATTTTTCTTGTTGTTCTAGTTCACGCTTTGCTTTAAATATATAATTATCATCGCGATTAGGCTCAGAAGCTAAACGTCTTAAACTATCTTCATCATACTTTTTAAAATTTTGAATTTGTCTATTTAACGTATATTTTCTGAAGCCCATTTTACTCAATACATCTCTAGCTAAAACCAATGATGTATCTAATGATTCTCTATAGATGTTTTCATGCCCAAGATTTAATAACTCATAAGCGTCGTATCTGTTTTTTGTACGAATCATAAGCTCTACATGAGGATATTTTTCTTTTACTATTTTACTAATTGCTTTTGAAACGCCAATTTTATTAGTCGCACAAATAATTATTTTAGCTTCTGAAATTCCTGCAGATTCTAATAAATCTAAACGAGTGGCATCACCATAATAGACTTCAAAACCCATTTTCCTAAGGAAATCGACACGATTAGAATCATGATCTAAAATGGTTGCTTCAACACCATGTGAACGTAAAAAACGACCAATCGTACTTCCAAAGTGACCAAAACCAACAAGTATTATTTTTTGAGATTTTGCGATATGATCCATTGGACGTTGTATAGATTCTTTGGTTCCAATTTTAGGAAGAACTACGCGCTCATTAAACATTCCTATAATTGGTGTTAACGACATAGATAAAGCTGTAATTACAAGCATCATATCCATTTGTTCTTGATTTAGAATATTAAGTCCGAATGCAAATGAGAGCAACACAAAAGCAAATTCACCAATTTGTGCTAAACTGAACGTAAGTAGTAACTTCTGGTCTAATTTTAATTTAAAAACATATCCAGTAACAAACAAGACGAGTGCTTTTAAAACAATAATAGCAATCAATAATCCTCCAATCGTTAACGGACTTTTAGATATAACGATAAAGTTAATAGAAGCGCCAACTGCCATAAAAAACAATCCTAAAAGCAGGTTTTTAAATGGTTCTAAAGTACTTTCCAGTTCATGTTTAAATTCACTATTTGAGAGGACTACTCCTCCTAAAAAAGCACCTAAGGCTGGACTGATTCCTACATATTCCATCAAAAAAGAAATTCCGAATACAATTAACAAAGCAGCTGCAATTAGTAATTCTCTAACACCAGTTTTTGCTACCTTTCTAAGCATTGGCACTATTAAGTAACGTCCTGCCACAATGATTAAAACAACTGATAAAATAATAGCTAAGGTTTGAAAACCCATTGGAAGACTTTCTAATAAATTAGTATGCTCACCATGATTTTCAGTAGACGCATTAGTTTCAGAATTAGCTAACAGCGGAATAAAACCCAACATGAAAATCACAATAATATCTTGAAACAATAAAATGGAAAATGAAGAGGCTCCAAAGGTGGTGTTCATCAAACCTTTTTCTTTAATGGTTTGCATTGCGATTGCTGTAGATGATAATGCAACAGCCATAGAAATCACCAATGCAACTTTCCAATCAAAACCTAATGCAGCAAACAAAATGTAGGAAAGTAATATCGTTCCTCCTACTTGAATTCCTCCCATGCCAACTATGGTTTTTCGCATGTTCCAGAAGTTTTTTGGTTCAATTTCTAATCCGATTAAAAACAACATCATTACAACTCCAAATTCTGCAAAATGTAAAATATCTTCACCTTCTTCTCCTATAAAACCTAAAACATAAGGGCCAATCAAAACTCCAGCCAGCAAATAGCCAATCACAGAACTCAATCCTAATCGCTTGGCAATAGAAACACAAATAATGGCTCCAGCTAAAAACACTATGGCTTCAAAAAGTATGCTTCCAGTCATAGTTTAAGAGGTTTCAAGTTGCGGAATATCATTCAAAAACGATTTAGTTTCAAAATCATTAATGGTCAAACCTGTTTGCAATACATCGATTAGCTTTCCGTAGTTAATTTTATAATCATTTAATGCTTCATCATTTAGGTTGTGTGTTCCCATAACTGCGAAAGGAGGAAAGTAATCCATGCCACATAAAATTGCTGTTTGTTCAAATGGTCTTAAAAATTGTCTTATTGTAAAACTGTTATAACCTTCTGAACAATAGACTTCTTTAGAACCTCCTGTTGTTATTACATTTAAACAAGTTTTATTCTGCAAAGCTGTACCTTCTGGACCATAAGCCCAATTAAATTCTAACACCATATCAATCCACTGCTTCATTAAAGGCGGACAACTATACCAATACAATGGATGATGCCAAATGATGATATCATGTTGATTTAGTAATTCTTTTTCAGCAGTAACATCAATATGAAAATCTGGATATTGCTCGTATAAATCGTGAATAGTCACATTTGCTTTGTCTTTAATATGGTTAATTAAAGTCAAGTTTACTCTAGACTTTTCAAATTTAGGATGTGAAAATAGAATTAGAATTTTTTTCATTTTATGCTAACTGTAATTTTTATCTGATGCTTATGAAATAAGATTAAATGAAATTTTAATGCCTTGAATTATCATACCTGTACCAATAATAGCTATAATTAATCCCATAATTTTTCCAATTACTGAAATCACATTATTACCAACGACTTTAACAATTAAATCACTTGCTCTAAAAGTTAAATAGGTTAGTAAACTCATTGATCCAAAAATAAGAATTACTAAAATGATATGTATGGTTTCAACATTAGACACAAAATTCATTGCAGTAACAATGGTTCCTGGACCCGCTAAAATTGGAATCGCTAATGGTGAAACTGCAATATTCTCATCAACATGAACATCATTTAAGCTTTTAACATTCGATGTTTTTGATTGCAGCATATCAAAACCAATAAAAAAGATTAAAATACCTCCTGTAATTTTAAATGCAGGAATGCTAATATTAAACAATTCAAATATATACTTACCTAAAAGCACAAAAACGGTTACAATGATGAAAGCAATAAAATTTGCTCTTTTATTAATGTCTTTTTTAGTTTTTTCATCAGCACCTTGCGTTAATGATAAAAATACAGTCATATTTGATATAGGATTAGTGATAGCAAAAAAGGCTGTAAACACAGTAATTGAAAATGTAATTAGGTTATCCATTTATTGTTGATTTTTTAAGATAATACTCCATCAAAATAAGAATTAGTGTAGTTGACTGTAATTATTCCATTTAAGTTAAAGATAACTAAATGTTTAAATAGTTCTTCTTTCGAGTAGATTTCGAATAGGTTATTCTTCTTAAAAACTAGGTTATCAATTCTAAAAAAATATATTTTAACAACTAAGTTTAAATTAACGTCTTGTTTAATATTACCTTCATTTTGAGCTTGTTTCAATAAACTATAAACAATCGTGTTAGCTAATTCTTCTGTAAAATCATCATATAATCGACTCGCTTTAGGATAGTATTTTTGTAAACTATAAAGAAAAGAGGGCTCAAAATATTTTAAATATTCAAACCCTCTCTGGTAAATTAATATGACACACAAAATAGGGTCTTTACCATTGCTATTAACCAACCTATTTATTTCTTCTCTATACTCATTTAATAAACTTTCAAGACTAGATGCAACTAAATCTTCCTTGTTATTAAAAAACGTATAAATTGTCTTTTTTGAAATCCCAAGCGTACTTGCTAAATCATCTAAAGTCACATGTTTACTTCCACATTGAGTAAACTTTGCAATAGAACACTTTAACAATTCTGCTTTAGTAATCATATCAAACTATTTTATCTCCATCCACCACCAAGTGCTTCATATAAATCTACTATAGACACTAATTGTTGTAATTGGCTATTTATAATATTAAGTTCTGCATTTAATACACTTTCTCTTGCTGTTAATAAATCTAAATAGTTAGCATAACCACTTTTTAGGAGTTCTTCGGAATTTGCTTCAGCAGTTCTTAAAGCTTCTACTTCATTTTTTCTGAACCCGTATTTTCTAGTTTCAGCTTCATAAGAAAATAAGGCATTAGACACCTCGCCTCCAGCAACTAATAACGTTTTCTTGAAATTTAATAAAGACCTTTCTTGATTTGCTAATGCGACTTCTTTTTGAGTTTTAAGCTTTCGCTGATTTAAAAGTGGTTGTGTTAAGCCTCCAACTAAATTAGCAAATAGAGAATTGGTATTAAACAAGTCGTCTAGTTGTAAACTTTGTAAACCTCCAGAAGCCGTTAATGTCAACGACGGATAAAAATTACTGTTAGCAACATTTGTCAATTCAAAAGATTGAATCAAACCATACTCAGCAGCCATAACATCTGGTCGATTACTAAGTAGTGTTGCAGGAACACCAAGTTTTATTTCTTGATCTATTTTCTGAACGTCTAACGTAGTTCTTTCAAAATTTTGAGGCGATTTACCTAGTAGGATACTTAGTGTGTTTTCAGTTTTAAAAATGGCAGTTTCAATATCTACTTGTAAAGCTTTCGCACTATTATATTGTGCAATATTTTGATCTACAGCGACCTGTGTTACTTGTCCTGCATCTTTTAGTGCTTTAATTGTCGTCACACTATTTTCTCTAGTAATGATAGTTTGTTTGGTGACTTCTAACTGCGCATCTAAAGCTAACAAATTGTAATAGGTATTTGCAATACTAGAGATCAACTGTGTTTTCACAGCCTGATGCCCAGCCACACTTTGCAAATAAGCCGCTTGAGTTGCTCTTTTATTACTTCTTATTTTTCTCCAAATATCTGCTTCCCAAGATAAATTTGCAGTAACATCGTAAGTATCTAAACCTCCACTAAATAAAGCACCGAACTGACTATTTTTTGAAAATTCTTGACGCGTATAATTAGGACCTACACTTAATGTTGGCATGAAACCTGCTTTACCTTGTTTTGCATAAGCTTCAGCAGCTATCATTTGCTGAATTGCGATACGAACGTCCATATTATTTTGCAGACCTTCTTCTATATACTGTTGAAGATACTGATCTGAAAATAAATTTTTCCAAGATACATCTGCGATAGAAACGCTATCTGTTGGTAAATTATCTGTTCTGTAAAGTGCTTCTGTTTCAGTTTCTAAATCTGGTCGAGCATAATCTTTTGCTACAAAACAACTTTGAAGTGTTAATGCAACAACCAACATCAATACACCTTTGCTAAAATTTCTATGTTTTATAATTGATTTCATCTTCTTATTTTTCAATAGTTTGTACTGTTGGTTTACTAGAAACTTTTTCTTGTAACCACTGAAATAATATAAATAGGATTGGTATTACGAATACTCCTAAAAGCGTACCAATAAGCATTCCTCCTGCTGCACCTGTTCCAATGGAATTGTTACCTTCAGATCCTACGCCTTTTGCTAATACTAAAGGCATTAATCCTAAAATAAAGGCGAATGATGTCATTAAAATCGGACGTAAACGTGCTTTCGCTCCATGGATTGCTGCGTCAACAATACTTTCACCATTTTTCCGTCTTTGCAATGCAAATTCTACAATAAGAATGGCATTTTTAGCGAGTAAACCAATAAGCATTATTAAGGCAATTTGGAAATAAATGTTATTTTCTAAGCCTAAGAATTTTGTACTTATATACGCTCCAAACACACCAAATGGTAATGATAATACGACTGCAAATGGTAATAAATAACTCTCATACTGTGCACTTAATAGGAAGTATACAAACAGAATACTTAATATAAATATAAATGTCGTTTGGTTTCCTGCATTCACCTCTTCACGAGTTAAACCAGAATATGCTACTGTATAGTTACTAGGTAATTTTGCAACTTCCTCTTCAATAACTCTAATTGCATCACCAGTACTAAATCCGTCATTTGTTGCTCCAGTTATTGATGTTGAATTAAATAAGTTGAAACGCGTTACAGATTGTGGACCATACACACGTTTTAAATTCACAAACTGCGTGATTGGAGTCATTTCTCCTGTTTCAGTTCTTACATACATGCTATTTAGTGCATTTTCATCAGCTCTATCTTCAGGTAAAGCTTGTATATAAACTCTAAACTGTTTTCCGAATCTAGAAAAATCAGAAGCATAAACACCTCCTATATACCCTTGTAATGTTGAAAAAATACTGCTTATCGAAACGCCTTTTTCTTTCGCTAAAGGCACATTAACTTCCATTTCATATTGCGGATAATTAGTGTTAAAAGCAGAGGTTGCATACTTAATTTCTGGGTGACTCATTAAAGCCATTGAGAAATCCTTATTTGCCTGATCTAAATCGGTAAACTCGCCTCCAAATTTATCTAACAAGTTAATCTCAAATCCAGATGAATTACCAAATCCTCGAATACTAGGAGGTGAAAAGAAAATAATATTAGCCTCAGGAATAGTCGCTGCGATACCAAATAATTTTCCTGTTATGGCTTGTGCAGAAACAGAAGGATCTTCACGCTCACTCCAATCTTCAAGCTTTATGATTCCAAAACCAAAGTTACTACCAGCACCACTAATTAAGCTTCGGCCTTTGATAAAGTTAACGCCAACAATACCTTCCATCCCTTCAACTTTATCGTAAAGTTTTCTTGCTACAGCATCTGTTCTATCTAAAGATGCTCCAGGTGGTAATTCGATATTAGCGAAAATAATTCCTCGATCTTCATTAGGCACAAAACCTGTTGGTGTTGTTGTTGAAGCCCAGTAAATACCGACAATAGCAATCAATAACAAAACAACCGATACAAATTTTCTTTTGTATAAAAACTGAAGTGATTTCCCGTAACGCTCTACAGTAGCATTAAATCCACGATTGAATACGATATAGAAACGCTTCAATGGGCTCTTTCCTTTTAGCTCTTCATCCTCTTTATGCTCTTTTAAAAGTAGAGCACATAATGCTGGACTTAAAGTCAAGGCATTTACTGCAGAAATAAGAATCGCAATAATTAACGTGACACCAAATTGTTCATAAAATACACCAGTTGGACCAGTTACGAATGTTACAGGAATAAACACAGCAGCCATTACCAACGTAATTGAAATAATAGCTCCAGAAATTTCATTCATGGCTGTTAATGTTGCTTTTTTAGGATTCTTTTCGCCATCATCCATTTTAGCATGAACCGCTTCCACAACAACAATAGCATCATCTACTACAATACCAATAGCTAATACTAATGCAAATAGTGTTAAGAGGTTAATTGAATAACCAAAAACATTCAGAAAAAAGAAAGTTCCAATAATGGATACAGGCACAGCAATTGCAGGTATTAATGTAGATCTAAAATCTTGTAAGAATAGAAATACCACTAAGAATACAAGTAGAAAAGCTTCCAATAAAGTTGTAATTACTTTGTCGATAGAGGCATTTAAAAACAAACTCGTATCATAAGGTACAAAAATGTTTAATCCGTCAGGAAGTTCTTTTTCTACAGACGCTAATGTGGTTTTGATGTTTTCAATAATTTCCTGAGCATT is part of the Psychroserpens ponticola genome and encodes:
- a CDS encoding efflux RND transporter permease subunit, whose translation is MLKTFIERPVLSTVISIIIVLLGVISISSLPIEEYPDIAPPTIKVTANYTGANAETVLESVIIPIEEQINGVEGMTYITSTASNNGTAEITVYFDQEIDADIAAVNVQNRVARANPLLPQEVIQTGVTTQKQETSALMFISMYSDSEDYDATFIQNYLKINVIPAMQRISGVGDVSVFSQQDYAMRIWLNPEKLAAYNLIPSDISAALAEQNLEAAAGSLGENNGESFSYTLTYSGRFKDEAQYSDIVIKALGNGEFLRLKDVSTIELDAQSYSSNAMSLGHPAVFMGIFQTKGSNAQEIIENIKTTLASVEKELPDGLNIFVPYDTSLFLNASIDKVITTLLEAFLLVFLVVFLFLQDFRSTLIPAIAVPVSIIGTFFFLNVFGYSINLLTLFALVLAIGIVVDDAIVVVEAVHAKMDDGEKNPKKATLTAMNEISGAIISITLVMAAVFIPVTFVTGPTGVFYEQFGVTLIIAILISAVNALTLSPALCALLLKEHKEDEELKGKSPLKRFYIVFNRGFNATVERYGKSLQFLYKRKFVSVVLLLIAIVGIYWASTTTPTGFVPNEDRGIIFANIELPPGASLDRTDAVARKLYDKVEGMEGIVGVNFIKGRSLISGAGSNFGFGIIKLEDWSEREDPSVSAQAITGKLFGIAATIPEANIIFFSPPSIRGFGNSSGFEINLLDKFGGEFTDLDQANKDFSMALMSHPEIKYATSAFNTNYPQYEMEVNVPLAKEKGVSISSIFSTLQGYIGGVYASDFSRFGKQFRVYIQALPEDRADENALNSMYVRTETGEMTPITQFVNLKRVYGPQSVTRFNLFNSTSITGATNDGFSTGDAIRVIEEEVAKLPSNYTVAYSGLTREEVNAGNQTTFIFILSILFVYFLLSAQYESYLLPFAVVLSLPFGVFGAYISTKFLGLENNIYFQIALIMLIGLLAKNAILIVEFALQRRKNGESIVDAAIHGAKARLRPILMTSFAFILGLMPLVLAKGVGSEGNNSIGTGAAGGMLIGTLLGVFVIPILFILFQWLQEKVSSKPTVQTIEK